One region of Sphingomonas kaistensis genomic DNA includes:
- a CDS encoding argininosuccinate synthase — translation MAKLKVVLAYSGGLDTSIILKWLQTEYDAEVVTFTADLGQGEEVEPARKKAELLGVKPENIFIEDVQEEFVRDFVFPMFRANTVYEGQYLLGTSIARPLIAKRQIEIARQVGADAVCHGATGKGNDQVRFELGYYALEPDIRVIAPWREWEFASREQLIDFAEKNQIPIAKDKRGESPFSIDANLLHSSSEGKVLEDPGVEAPEYVHQRTISPEDAPDTPTEITIDFEKGDPVAIDGIALSPAALLTRLNELGRDNGIGRLDLVENRFVGMKSRGIYETPGGTILLAAHRGIESITLDGGAMHLKDSIMPRYASLIYNGFWFAPEREMLQALIDTSQEMVSGRVRMKLYKGNATVIGRESDYSLYDEDLVTFEEGSGSYDQRDAAGFIKLNALRLRIAAQRKKKLQIQ, via the coding sequence ATGGCTAAGCTCAAGGTCGTACTCGCTTACTCGGGCGGGCTCGACACCTCGATCATCCTAAAGTGGCTGCAGACCGAATATGACGCGGAGGTGGTGACCTTCACCGCCGACCTCGGCCAGGGCGAGGAAGTCGAGCCCGCGCGCAAGAAGGCCGAGCTGCTCGGCGTGAAGCCCGAGAACATCTTCATTGAGGATGTCCAAGAGGAATTCGTGCGCGACTTCGTGTTCCCGATGTTCCGCGCCAATACCGTCTACGAGGGCCAGTACCTCCTCGGCACCTCGATCGCGCGGCCGCTGATCGCCAAGCGCCAGATCGAGATCGCGCGTCAGGTCGGCGCTGACGCGGTGTGTCACGGCGCGACCGGCAAGGGCAACGATCAGGTCCGTTTCGAACTCGGCTATTATGCGCTGGAGCCCGACATCCGCGTCATCGCTCCGTGGCGCGAGTGGGAATTCGCCAGCCGCGAACAATTGATCGACTTCGCCGAGAAGAACCAGATCCCGATCGCCAAGGATAAGCGCGGCGAAAGCCCCTTCTCGATCGACGCCAACCTCCTTCACTCGTCGAGCGAAGGCAAGGTGCTGGAAGACCCGGGCGTGGAGGCACCCGAATATGTGCACCAGCGCACCATCTCGCCCGAGGATGCGCCCGATACGCCAACCGAAATCACCATCGATTTCGAGAAGGGCGACCCGGTCGCGATCGACGGCATCGCGCTGTCGCCGGCGGCGCTGCTGACGCGCTTGAATGAGCTTGGCCGCGATAACGGCATCGGCCGCCTCGACCTCGTCGAGAACCGCTTCGTCGGGATGAAGAGCCGCGGTATCTACGAGACGCCGGGCGGGACGATCCTGCTGGCGGCGCACCGCGGGATCGAGAGCATCACGCTCGACGGCGGGGCGATGCACCTCAAGGATTCGATCATGCCGCGCTACGCCAGCCTGATCTACAACGGCTTCTGGTTCGCCCCCGAGCGCGAGATGCTGCAGGCGCTGATCGACACCAGCCAGGAGATGGTGAGCGGGCGGGTGCGGATGAAGCTCTACAAGGGCAATGCGACTGTGATCGGCCGCGAAAGCGACTATTCGCTCTACGACGAGGACCTCGTGACCTTCGAGGAAGGGTCGGGCTCCTACGACCAGCGCGACGCGGCGGGCTTCATCAAGCTGAACGCGCTGCGCCTGCGCATCGCCGCGCAGCGCAAGAAGAAGCTACAGATCCAGTAG
- the argH gene encoding argininosuccinate lyase, with translation MWGGRFAAGPSEIMQTINASLPVDRRMWREDLAGSRAHAAMLLDQGIVGAEDAAAILAGLDTIEEEFERDGPPSDLALEDIHMAVESRLAELIGPAAGRLHTARSRNDQVATDFRLWVRGACREAAEAIVRLQSVLVARAEEHAETIMPGFTHLQVAQPVTLGHHLLAYVEMLQRDVSRFFAADERAGECPLGAAALAGTGFPIDREATAAALGFERPTGNSLDSVSDRDFALDYLAAAAQCSLHLSRLAEELINWASPPFGFVQLSDQWSTGSSIMPQKRNPDAAELVRGHSGRIVGLFTGLMITMKGLPLAYSKDMQDDKAPTFEAHDLLALSLAALAGSVESAAFKPARMREVAAQGFATATDLADWLVREAGVPFREAHHITGRAVKAAEDAGCDLADLPLETLQAIDARLDSNVYDVLSVEASVNSRTSHGGTAPVRVREQVARWKALLDL, from the coding sequence ATGTGGGGTGGCCGCTTCGCCGCCGGACCGTCCGAGATCATGCAGACCATCAATGCGTCGCTGCCGGTCGACCGGCGGATGTGGCGCGAGGATCTGGCGGGATCGCGCGCCCATGCCGCCATGCTGCTCGACCAGGGCATCGTCGGAGCCGAGGACGCCGCCGCCATCCTTGCCGGGCTGGACACCATCGAGGAGGAGTTCGAGCGCGACGGGCCGCCGAGCGACCTTGCTCTCGAGGACATCCACATGGCGGTCGAAAGCCGCCTTGCCGAACTGATCGGCCCCGCCGCCGGCCGCTTGCACACCGCCCGCTCGCGAAACGACCAGGTCGCGACCGACTTCCGCCTGTGGGTGCGGGGCGCGTGCCGCGAGGCCGCCGAGGCGATCGTCCGGCTGCAATCGGTGCTGGTCGCACGCGCCGAAGAGCATGCTGAGACCATCATGCCCGGCTTCACGCACCTGCAGGTCGCGCAGCCGGTGACCCTTGGCCACCACCTCCTTGCTTATGTCGAGATGCTGCAGCGCGACGTGTCGCGCTTCTTCGCCGCCGACGAACGGGCGGGGGAGTGTCCATTGGGCGCTGCCGCGTTGGCCGGTACGGGCTTTCCGATCGACCGCGAGGCGACCGCCGCCGCACTGGGCTTCGAGCGGCCGACCGGCAACAGCCTCGACAGCGTGTCGGACCGCGACTTCGCGCTCGATTATCTTGCCGCCGCGGCGCAGTGCAGCCTGCACCTTTCGCGGCTGGCCGAAGAGCTGATCAACTGGGCCAGCCCGCCATTCGGCTTCGTCCAGCTGTCGGACCAATGGTCGACCGGAAGCTCGATCATGCCGCAGAAGCGCAATCCCGATGCCGCCGAGCTGGTGCGCGGCCATTCGGGACGGATCGTCGGGCTGTTCACCGGCCTGATGATCACCATGAAGGGCCTGCCGCTCGCCTATTCCAAGGACATGCAGGACGACAAGGCGCCGACCTTCGAAGCGCACGACCTGCTGGCGCTCAGCCTCGCCGCGCTTGCGGGCAGCGTCGAGAGCGCGGCCTTCAAGCCCGCCCGGATGCGGGAGGTCGCAGCGCAGGGCTTTGCCACCGCCACCGACCTCGCCGACTGGCTGGTGCGCGAGGCCGGTGTCCCGTTCCGCGAGGCACACCACATCACCGGCCGCGCGGTAAAGGCTGCGGAGGATGCGGGATGCGACCTTGCTGACCTGCCGCTCGAGACGCTGCAAGCCATCGACGCCCGCCTCGACAGCAACGTCTACGACGTCCTCAGTGTCGAAGCCTCGGTCAACAGCCGGACCAGCCACGGCGGCACCGCGCCGGTCCGGGTTCGCGAGCAGGTCGCGCGGTGGAAGGCGCTACTGGATCTGTAG
- a CDS encoding PAS domain S-box protein: protein MDVSTSPGPDQLPPLLWREVADEFPQLAWITDSQGRAVWFNKRAVDFLGLSLEELLGDGWGRAIHPDAVQRVADTWHRAVQTQTSYECHYPLRQHDGSYREFLARAEPHRGSDGKVDYWFGTSTDVTDQRFAQETARMAAEEIEAIYATTPIGLAILDKEMRFVRINERMAEINGIPAAEHLGKTVRELLPDLADQGESALRRVFAGEEIIGLELNGETPAFPGVVRTWRENWLPVRSAAGDITGVAISAEEITAAKAAEVALARSEAQFRTLAEALPGMLFITAPDGGNSYVNDTFARYTGRPKEELLGTGWAGTLHPDDVERGWACWNEAVRSGSRYETEYRIRRHDGEFRWHTVSALPVPMGEDGAEKRWVGTAVDIHDRKLVEQEIQEAEARYRAIFEQAGVGVARVSPDGPFLEINDRYCQILRRSREEVLGSGWQSITHPDDIDRDVAQVRAMLRGESKGFDSEKRYVAPDGSDIWVNLTLGAQYDDDGKLLCFIPIAEDISARKAAEEALRAKEERYRALFESMEQGFCTIQVTFDEHQTPVDYRFTELNPAFSRHTGLGPEVLNGSVREAVPGLEQSWFERYGNVALTGQHVRFIDHAEPLGRWFEVYAFPIGARADNTVAILFTDVTERVEQEEALRRSEQELRVRLNAIPQMVWSTLPDGYHDFYNDRWYEFTGTPFGSTDGAGWNGMFHPEDQALAWQTWKESLETGKPYEIEYRLRHHTGAYRWVLGRALPIRNEAGDIVRWMGTCTDIDDRIEADRALRAGEARLRAILEAVPVGLIFSDSNGRLTGSNHQVTELIDQELVESASVSSYRDDYVAFHANGRQVESEEYPLARALAGEERPELECQVRRGDGSLRWLRYVAAPIRDEADGPITGGVVASIDIDHEKRLTEGLEREVEKVVAEREAAQDALRQSQKLEAMGQLTGGVAHDFNNLLTPIIGSLDLLQRKQVLDDRTGRLVEGALASAEKARVLVQRLLAFARRQPLKPQAIDLKLVVSEMSELVDSTSGPRIRVVTQLPPELPAALADGNQLEMALLNLSVNARDAMPEGGTLSIGAREEPEGSGRRLGLPQRPHVVLSVSDTGLGMDEDTRRRAIEPFFSTKGVGKGTGLGLSMVHGLAAQLGGALDIRSAPGMGTTIELWLPLAEGEATHGIQAVGEPDAHGAGTVLLVDDEELVRASTAGMLADLGYRVIEADSGEAALALVADGLVPNLLVTDQLMPGLSGTDLAVRLRERVANLPVLVVSGYADLESLSPAFPHLSKPFRQSELAAALEKVTA from the coding sequence ATGGATGTGTCGACCAGCCCCGGGCCAGATCAGCTCCCACCGCTGCTGTGGCGTGAAGTAGCCGACGAATTTCCGCAGCTTGCGTGGATCACCGACAGCCAGGGCCGGGCGGTGTGGTTCAACAAGCGCGCTGTCGACTTCCTCGGGCTGAGCCTCGAGGAACTGCTCGGCGATGGATGGGGGCGTGCGATCCACCCCGATGCCGTGCAGCGGGTTGCTGACACATGGCACCGGGCGGTGCAGACGCAGACCAGCTACGAATGCCATTACCCCCTGCGCCAGCATGACGGCAGCTATCGCGAGTTCCTGGCCCGCGCCGAACCCCATCGGGGCTCCGACGGCAAGGTCGACTATTGGTTCGGGACCAGCACCGACGTCACCGATCAGCGCTTTGCGCAGGAAACCGCGCGCATGGCTGCCGAGGAAATCGAGGCAATCTACGCCACGACGCCGATCGGTCTCGCCATTCTCGACAAGGAGATGCGGTTCGTCCGGATCAACGAGCGGATGGCCGAGATCAACGGCATTCCGGCCGCCGAACACCTCGGCAAGACTGTCCGCGAGCTTCTTCCCGATCTTGCCGACCAGGGAGAATCCGCCCTTCGCCGGGTGTTCGCGGGCGAGGAAATCATCGGTCTGGAGCTCAACGGTGAAACGCCGGCTTTTCCGGGCGTGGTCCGCACCTGGCGCGAGAATTGGCTGCCGGTCCGCTCCGCCGCGGGGGACATCACCGGGGTCGCCATCTCCGCCGAGGAGATCACCGCGGCCAAGGCAGCGGAGGTCGCACTGGCCCGCTCGGAAGCGCAATTCCGCACGCTCGCCGAAGCGCTGCCCGGAATGCTTTTCATCACTGCCCCCGACGGCGGCAACAGCTACGTCAACGACACCTTCGCGCGCTACACGGGTCGGCCCAAGGAAGAACTGCTCGGCACCGGATGGGCCGGCACCCTGCACCCCGATGACGTCGAGCGCGGATGGGCCTGCTGGAACGAGGCAGTCCGATCTGGCTCACGCTACGAAACCGAATATCGGATCCGCAGGCATGACGGCGAATTCCGCTGGCACACTGTCAGCGCTCTCCCGGTGCCGATGGGCGAGGATGGCGCCGAGAAAAGGTGGGTTGGAACAGCCGTCGACATTCACGACCGGAAGCTGGTCGAGCAGGAGATTCAAGAAGCCGAGGCCCGCTACCGCGCGATCTTCGAGCAGGCCGGCGTTGGCGTTGCCCGCGTTTCACCGGACGGACCGTTTCTCGAGATCAACGACCGCTATTGTCAGATCCTCCGTCGCAGCCGCGAAGAAGTGCTTGGTAGCGGCTGGCAGTCGATAACCCACCCAGACGACATCGACCGCGACGTGGCGCAGGTGCGGGCGATGCTTCGCGGCGAAAGCAAGGGCTTCGACAGCGAAAAGCGCTACGTGGCGCCCGACGGCAGCGACATCTGGGTGAACCTGACGCTTGGCGCCCAGTATGACGACGACGGCAAGCTTCTGTGCTTCATTCCGATCGCCGAGGACATCAGTGCCCGCAAGGCGGCTGAGGAAGCCCTGCGCGCCAAGGAAGAGCGGTATCGCGCGCTGTTTGAATCGATGGAGCAGGGGTTCTGCACCATCCAGGTGACCTTCGACGAGCATCAAACGCCCGTCGACTACCGTTTCACCGAACTCAATCCGGCATTCAGCCGCCACACCGGTCTCGGGCCGGAAGTGCTCAATGGGTCGGTCCGCGAAGCCGTCCCCGGGCTCGAGCAAAGCTGGTTCGAACGCTATGGCAACGTCGCCCTGACCGGTCAGCACGTGCGCTTCATCGACCATGCCGAGCCGCTCGGCCGGTGGTTCGAGGTCTATGCCTTTCCGATCGGCGCACGGGCGGACAATACGGTCGCGATCCTGTTCACCGATGTCACCGAGCGGGTTGAGCAGGAGGAAGCGCTCCGCCGCAGCGAGCAGGAGCTCCGGGTACGCCTGAACGCGATCCCGCAGATGGTCTGGTCGACCCTGCCGGACGGCTATCACGACTTCTACAACGACCGCTGGTACGAATTCACCGGAACGCCGTTCGGATCGACCGATGGCGCGGGATGGAACGGCATGTTCCACCCGGAGGATCAGGCGCTTGCCTGGCAGACCTGGAAGGAATCGCTCGAAACCGGCAAGCCGTACGAGATCGAATATCGCCTGCGGCATCATACCGGGGCCTACCGCTGGGTGCTCGGTCGCGCCTTACCGATCCGCAACGAAGCCGGCGACATCGTGCGCTGGATGGGCACCTGCACCGACATCGACGACCGGATCGAGGCCGACCGTGCCCTGCGTGCCGGCGAGGCGCGCTTGCGCGCCATCCTCGAAGCGGTGCCGGTGGGGCTGATCTTCTCCGATTCGAACGGCAGGCTGACCGGAAGCAATCATCAGGTAACCGAACTGATCGATCAGGAGCTGGTCGAAAGTGCCAGCGTCAGTTCGTATCGCGACGATTATGTCGCCTTTCACGCGAACGGCCGACAGGTGGAAAGTGAGGAATATCCCCTTGCCCGGGCCTTGGCCGGGGAGGAGCGACCCGAGCTCGAATGCCAGGTACGCCGGGGCGACGGCAGCTTGCGGTGGCTGCGCTATGTCGCAGCCCCGATCCGCGACGAAGCAGATGGCCCGATCACTGGAGGTGTCGTGGCCTCCATCGATATCGACCATGAGAAAAGGTTGACCGAGGGGCTCGAGCGCGAGGTCGAGAAAGTGGTCGCCGAGCGCGAGGCGGCGCAGGATGCACTGCGTCAGAGCCAGAAGCTCGAGGCGATGGGTCAGCTGACCGGCGGCGTGGCGCATGATTTCAACAATCTACTGACCCCGATCATCGGCAGCCTTGACCTGCTGCAGCGCAAGCAGGTCCTCGACGATCGCACCGGCCGGCTGGTCGAGGGCGCCCTGGCGTCCGCGGAGAAGGCGCGGGTGCTGGTCCAGCGACTGCTCGCCTTTGCCCGCCGCCAGCCGCTGAAGCCGCAGGCGATCGACCTGAAACTGGTCGTGTCGGAAATGAGCGAGCTGGTAGACTCGACCTCGGGCCCGCGAATTCGGGTGGTGACGCAGTTGCCGCCCGAACTGCCGGCCGCGCTTGCCGACGGCAACCAACTGGAGATGGCGCTGCTCAATCTCAGCGTGAACGCGCGGGACGCAATGCCCGAAGGCGGCACGCTGAGCATCGGAGCGCGCGAGGAGCCGGAGGGATCTGGTCGGCGCCTCGGTCTTCCGCAGCGTCCGCACGTCGTGCTGTCGGTCAGCGACACCGGGCTCGGCATGGACGAGGACACCCGCCGCCGCGCAATCGAACCCTTCTTCTCGACCAAGGGCGTCGGCAAGGGCACCGGGCTCGGCCTGTCGATGGTCCACGGCCTGGCCGCGCAACTCGGCGGCGCGCTCGACATCCGCTCGGCGCCGGGCATGGGCACCACCATCGAATTGTGGCTGCCGCTGGCGGAGGGGGAGGCCACTCACGGAATCCAGGCCGTCGGTGAGCCGGACGCTCACGGCGCGGGCACGGTGCTGCTGGTCGATGACGAGGAACTGGTGCGGGCCTCCACCGCGGGGATGCTTGCCGACCTTGGTTATCGCGTGATCGAAGCCGACAGCGGGGAAGCGGCGCTTGCGCTGGTCGCGGACGGATTGGTGCCGAACCTGCTGGTAACCGATCAATTGATGCCGGGATTGAGCGGGACCGACCTTGCGGTGCGCCTGCGCGAGCGTGTCGCGAACCTGCCTGTGCTGGTGGTGTCGGGCTATGCCGACCTCGAAAGTCTGTCCCCGGCCTTTCCTCACCTCAGCAAGCCGTTCCGCCAGTCGGAGTTGGCGGCGGCGCTGGAGAAGGTGACGGCTTGA